In Candidatus Hydrogenedens sp., the genomic window AGGTAATTGAAAATAGATATTGAGTGCGAGTCCAGAACGCCAAATAGGATGAGGCTCTTCATTATAACTGATGTCAAGCACATCCCCTTTAGGCTTTCCATCTTTTGCGGGGAAAATACTCCCCTCAATACACATACGAATTGACATTTTAGGGTTATCTCCTCCTGCCAGGTCATGTATCCACCCTCCCCGAACAGTACATTCATAAGAGGCAATACCATTTAAAATACCATCATTAAATTCTTCCTTAGTGGGATGATAAAGGCTAAGTGTGGTTATAGTATTAAGGTCTAAATTTTCGTGCCCGCTTACAACTAAGATATCTTTATCTACTAATTGTTTCAGATTGTTGGATTGTAAGGGTATTATTTTTACTATAGAAAATTGCCCAAAACCAGAAGTGCGTTCTCCCCCGATTCCTAATTTGCCAAGAGCAGAAAGGACCTTTTCAAAGGATTCCAATTCTGTTTCTTCTAATTTAACAAGAAACCACAGTCCAACGCCTTCTTCAGTATTAATTTCATAATAATTCTGTGGATAGGGAGTTGCTTGATTTGTTACCCTATCTATTACCGTAGAGATCTTATAATTTTCCTTAACAATTTTTTGGGTGGGAAGCCCGCCTTCTTTTTTTATTTCATTTAATTCTGTATCCAAACACAAAGTAGTTCCTTTATTTCCATCTAAATAGGGATAATCTTCTTTTCCAGCGTCTTTGTAAACAAGAAGTTTTGCAAAGAGTCCTTCGGAGACATACTTAACCTTTTTCCATTTTTTTCGGTCTGATTTATCTGCTGTGTCAAGTTTTTTTTCTTCTTCTTTTTTTTCATCCTGACTATCATCTGTAGAAGGGACAAAAGGTTTTGGATATAAATATATAGAATTATAATATGGATAAATGGAAGAGAGAAGAAGGTTTTTTGCTCGGTCTTCTCTCAGCCAATAAGGGTCTATCGTAGATGAAACGCAAAGAAAAGCAGAATGCAGGACATCGGAATGAACTATAGCTGTGGACTTCCTCGCATGGCTGTTTATACCTTTGAAGAAGGGACTATTCGGTTTGAGTTTAACTCGGTAATAAGGCATGAGGATTTACTCCTTAGAAGATTTAGCGTTGGAAAGTATTTAACCACTGAGTGTATATCATATTCTGCTCTAAATTGGTATCTTCAGTTAAATTATTTAGTTTTACTTTTCTCGTAGCAAATTTAATTTGTCCATATCCACGAGAACCCATACCACCAAGATAATCGTTCTCAAGTAAATCCATACCTTCCTTAAGAGTATTTAACGAGGAAGAAAGCCATTCATCTTTCAAATCGGGGGGGTCGTATATATTTAGAACTATTTGATAGTTAAATTTAACTCCGGCAGGGACACGTTCTATTTTTCTTGGAGTTGCAGCAGAGGTAATTCTATCTATAACCACCTCGGTTTTGGCTTGTGTATACGGTAAGTCTACATACAAAGATTCTTCTAATTTTTTAGCAGAGTCATTTGTTAATGAACAATCGCGAACTATTAACCTTGTAGGTAATGAATAATCAATTAGATATGTATTTCCATCATTTTTTAATTTTTTTATTTCCTCATTTGTAGTTCCAAAAAGATGGAAAATAATACCTTTTTTAGGATTATTATAGGTCTCCAAAGAATCACATGTGAAGATTCTGCTATTAGCAACATCGCTTAATTTTCCTGGGCAATAAACTTTTTCAAGCAAGCATCTCATTTTTCCTTTTAAGGAACTACCGGGAATGTAAGGTTTTCCATCTGTTGCATTTCGGATTACAACAGTATCTACTCCGCCAATTGAAAGACCTGTTTCAGAACCTCCTATACGCAGTCCTGTGAGGAGTTCAATTTCTCCCGTAATAATTAACTGAGCAACTAATTTTGTTAGTTTGGTTGTTGTACTCATATTCATATCTCCTATTTATTTTATTTGTGTTTGTTTTTGTTTAATCTTTTCCACCTTTAGCTTTGTGATAAGCCAGAATAGCTTCAAAACCTTTACAAAATAGGCGAAACCGTACTAATTGTTTTTCTTTATCATTCTGAATCTCTTTATCCGTTACCACATCAATTGCTTTATCTGTAATCTCTTTTAATTTATCCACCTCTTTATTCCTTTTGGCAGTATAAGCAAGCATTGGTTTTAACATAAGTAATTGAGGTATGAATCTCTTTGGATCTTCAAAGTTTTCAATTTTCTTGATATGTCCAAATATTCGGCGTATCTGAGTTGTTGTCAAATGAACTTTATTTGCCAGGTAATCCCCGCAATTTTCAGCGTCTTTAATAAACTCTGGCGTAATCCCATCCCTTACCATTTTTGCAAAAAAATTAGGATTGGGTTCAGGGATTGGTGAGTGTTGATTTCTTTCTTGATTCCAACCACGGTTCCTGTCTTGATACATAGATACTCTCCTTATGTTATATGTTGTTTAATTTTTTGTTCTGTTTTTCTCGCGTTAAGAATTCGACCCAGCGCAGAATAGCACTGAGTTTATCTTCAATATTGTAAGTTGTATTTTTATGCTCAAGTAATTTATTTTGAATTTCTATAATAATTTCCGTTTGGTCATTAGAATCTTTTGTAGTGTATTTTCGGAGCCCGTAGACCAGTAACCATTTCCAGCGTTCGAGAATAACTTGTTTTTGAATTTCCTCTGTATTTAAACCTTTTGCTTTAAGTTTTTTCTTTTTTTCATTTTGTTTTTGATAGACATAGGTAATGTCAAAAAGCTTGTTTAATATTCCCTTGAAAGCCACATTATCTTTTTGTTTTTCGAACAAATTTAATAATTTTTCTTTAATATAAAAAACATCATCTTTTTCTTCATAGCCAATTTCGGTGTCGAAAATAACAAGTGTATCTTTCTCCTTATTATTGTGTTTGTAGGATTTTGCTTGATTTTCTGCATCTTCCGCCATTCTGGCACAAATTCGCACAGGAATAGAATGGTCAACAACAATAATTCCACCTGAGAAAGATAGGTTTCCATGAGTGTATCTATCAAAATCATCTCGAAGTTCGAAAGCAAAATCAATTACTTTATCCCATGCCCCAACAATGAATAGGTCGTCTCCCCCGCTGTAGACTATGCCGACTGTACCTTTATAACCCTCTTTTTCTGCAAGATGATTTACATATCCTTCAAAGAAATCAGATAGTGCGGAACTTAACATTGCGGAACGGGATAAAGTATTGTAATATCCCAATCCTCTATTAAAAACATTTCCGAGATTGTCCACATCCGCCCGAAAGATAGCTATTTTTTCAGGCCCTTTAGAGGCTTCAGCAAAATCCTCAAATTGTGCAGGGGCTAATGGTAGGTATCTGTCATCATCTTCTTTCTGTTTTCTATTATTACTATCAAGATTTTCTTTTAAAGAGGGCCAGTAATTAGCAAAAGGACGAAGTGAAATAGAAATTTTATCTAACTTGTCCTTCAATATTTCCGTTACTGTAGTAGAGATGTTAAATTTATCTAAAAAGGTAATTTCAGTTACATTGTCTAAATTCGTTTTTTCTTCCAATTTATTAAGTATCTTATAGTCATACCCTAAACTATTTATGAACT contains:
- the csm3 gene encoding type III-A CRISPR-associated RAMP protein Csm3, which translates into the protein MSTTTKLTKLVAQLIITGEIELLTGLRIGGSETGLSIGGVDTVVIRNATDGKPYIPGSSLKGKMRCLLEKVYCPGKLSDVANSRIFTCDSLETYNNPKKGIIFHLFGTTNEEIKKLKNDGNTYLIDYSLPTRLIVRDCSLTNDSAKKLEESLYVDLPYTQAKTEVVIDRITSAATPRKIERVPAGVKFNYQIVLNIYDPPDLKDEWLSSSLNTLKEGMDLLENDYLGGMGSRGYGQIKFATRKVKLNNLTEDTNLEQNMIYTQWLNTFQR
- the csm4 gene encoding type III-A CRISPR-associated RAMP protein Csm4; protein product: MPYYRVKLKPNSPFFKGINSHARKSTAIVHSDVLHSAFLCVSSTIDPYWLREDRAKNLLLSSIYPYYNSIYLYPKPFVPSTDDSQDEKKEEEKKLDTADKSDRKKWKKVKYVSEGLFAKLLVYKDAGKEDYPYLDGNKGTTLCLDTELNEIKKEGGLPTQKIVKENYKISTVIDRVTNQATPYPQNYYEINTEEGVGLWFLVKLEETELESFEKVLSALGKLGIGGERTSGFGQFSIVKIIPLQSNNLKQLVDKDILVVSGHENLDLNTITTLSLYHPTKEEFNDGILNGIASYECTVRGGWIHDLAGGDNPKMSIRMCIEGSIFPAKDGKPKGDVLDISYNEEPHPIWRSGLALNIYFQLP
- the csm2 gene encoding type III-A CRISPR-associated protein Csm2, with translation MYQDRNRGWNQERNQHSPIPEPNPNFFAKMVRDGITPEFIKDAENCGDYLANKVHLTTTQIRRIFGHIKKIENFEDPKRFIPQLLMLKPMLAYTAKRNKEVDKLKEITDKAIDVVTDKEIQNDKEKQLVRFRLFCKGFEAILAYHKAKGGKD